A region of Vicinamibacteria bacterium DNA encodes the following proteins:
- a CDS encoding glycosyltransferase family 4 protein, translating into MRPTVVVAGILPPSVGGITSFLLEMMSSSLAADFELIPFNTGRPHKPNVTNNTGYGALWNAGLGRMLRAIGVTLRHVLTFPWLLWKSRPSLIHLHTSPYWSFWESAIYLLEGRLAGVPCVLQFHFSFRAIYDKSSSLSRRLMLWVVRRSRVFVVICHEDLEFLDSLSGAGALVVYVPNGVDVRRIQSEVAAARQENAGGEGGPDPEVLFLGGSETVRKGLPELLQALPTLVSRFPGLRFRLLAVPGDIVRRHVPPQLRDACLREDWVSGPAKYAFFRSNSIFVLPSHGEGMPIAILEAMAAGLPIVASAVGGVPDLIRDGEEGLLLRRIDAPSIVEAVTKLRCSKALCETLGANARRRVESHFDVVDTAKRFRETYRLALGHTWSLPDERRAASTAARQI; encoded by the coding sequence GTGCGTCCGACAGTCGTCGTCGCCGGCATCCTTCCGCCGAGCGTGGGTGGCATCACGTCGTTTCTACTCGAAATGATGTCCTCGAGCCTCGCCGCGGATTTCGAGCTGATACCGTTCAACACCGGCCGACCTCACAAACCCAATGTGACCAACAATACCGGCTATGGGGCACTCTGGAACGCCGGGCTCGGTCGTATGTTGCGTGCGATCGGTGTCACGTTGAGACACGTTCTCACTTTTCCCTGGTTGCTGTGGAAGAGCCGACCTTCGCTGATTCACCTTCATACCTCGCCCTATTGGAGCTTCTGGGAGTCGGCGATCTACCTTCTGGAAGGCCGGCTTGCCGGCGTACCTTGCGTTCTGCAGTTCCATTTTTCCTTCCGCGCGATTTACGACAAGAGCAGCTCGCTTTCGCGAAGACTCATGCTGTGGGTCGTGCGTCGCAGCCGGGTCTTCGTCGTCATCTGTCACGAAGATCTGGAGTTTCTCGATTCGCTCAGTGGTGCTGGCGCCTTGGTCGTTTACGTGCCGAACGGCGTCGACGTGCGCCGGATTCAGAGCGAGGTCGCTGCCGCGCGCCAGGAAAACGCCGGTGGAGAGGGCGGCCCCGACCCCGAAGTCTTGTTCCTCGGAGGCAGCGAGACGGTTCGGAAGGGTTTGCCAGAGCTTCTTCAAGCCCTCCCCACGTTGGTTTCCCGCTTCCCCGGCCTGCGATTCCGCCTGCTCGCCGTGCCCGGCGACATCGTTCGACGCCATGTGCCGCCCCAGCTCCGCGATGCCTGCCTGCGCGAAGACTGGGTCTCGGGCCCGGCCAAATACGCATTCTTTCGCTCGAACAGCATCTTCGTTCTTCCATCACACGGCGAGGGAATGCCGATCGCCATCCTGGAAGCCATGGCAGCCGGGCTCCCCATCGTCGCATCGGCGGTCGGCGGTGTTCCCGACTTGATCCGAGACGGCGAAGAAGGGTTGCTCCTGAGGCGGATCGATGCGCCCTCGATCGTCGAAGCGGTCACCAAGCTGAGGTGCTCCAAAGCGCTGTGCGAGACCCTGGGGGCGAACGCGCGGCGGCGGGTCGAAAGCCACTTCGACGTGGTCGACACCGCGAAGCGTTTCCGGGAGACCTATCGGCTCGCTCTGGGACACACGTGGTCGCTGCCCGATGAACGTCGCGCCGCCTCCACCGCCGCGAGGCAAATCTAG